Within Scyliorhinus canicula chromosome 14, sScyCan1.1, whole genome shotgun sequence, the genomic segment cctcaatctacATCACAAAAAACAGCTGATCTGCTTCCTTTCACACATTGCTgttcatgggatcttgctgtccTCAAAATGAATGCTGTAATTCCTAAATTAAAACAGAGACTACACTTCAACAAGTACTTCATTCGCTGCGAAACATTTTGCTTGTGGAAAGCGCGATATAAATGCAtgtctttcttttttgttttacaaatgtTTGTTTGCTAGTACATAACTTGAATAAGGTCAAAAAAAGAGAAATTCTGTGAAAACCTTGCACCTTCCATTCATCAGGACAGACCCAAGAATACCAAACTTCAAATGGAACAACACTTTGTACTACAGGAGTAACAaggtgctgattggctggcaagtggactctgattggtcaaggcattgccatggtgaatgcaccagggaacagctGCCCCCTAACCTTTTGTTGAATTGAAGAAGGTGCAAAGGTTGAACGTGTTTTTGCAGAGGACAGTGCCCTGCCTATGAATGTGTGTACCTTCCAGCCAGCCACGTATATATAATTTGGCCAGGGAGGACTGGGAGCAGGAACCTttcggtaaatctgtgacagaacagtggcacGCATTCAGGAAGGAAACGGGGAGAGTTCAGGGCCAACATGTTTCAATTAAGaataagggtgggaccaacaaatgcAGTGAACCCTGTATATTGAGGGATATACAGCACTGGATCAGGGGAAAAGGGAGGCTGATGGCAGATATCGAGGACTCAAAACAGTAGATGCCGTAGGGATGTATAGAATGTGCatgagggaacttaaaaaggaaatcaggagagctaaaagggatgcgggcaggtaaaataaaggaaaatcctcaattgttttacaagtacactaaagataactaaggaaagagttagggttaggcccattaaggaccacagtggtaatgtgcgtgtggagccagagaatgtaggtagggttctaaatgaatactctgTGTCGGTGTTCACTAGTGAGAGGTACAGTGTGGgtgtagaaatcagggagaagcactgtaataaaattaaagtgatcaacatagacagagaggaggatctgagtggtctggcaggcttaataatagataaatctccagggccgggtgaaatgtatcccaggctgttgaatgAGGCAAAgaaggaaatagcaggggtgctggcaataatttccaattcctctctggccatgatgtggagatgccggcgttggactggggtgggcacagtaagaagtcttacaacaccagacatGATCTTCCCTTAACAAAGCCACGCTGATTGTTCCTGATTAATCctggcctctccaaatgcagattcattctgtctctcaggattgcttccaatagtttccccacccctgaggttagactgactggcctgtagtttcctggtttctcccttcctcccttcttgaataatggcccCACATTGTctatcctccagtcccccagcctctCTCCTGTGGCCAaatacagtaggaagtcttacaacaccaggttaaagtccaacaggtttatctgGAATCACTAAcgtttggagtgcagctccttcatcactcacccgatgaaggagcagtgctccgaaagctagtgattccaaataagcctgttggttcgattcccggcttgggggtcactgtctgtgtggagtctgcacgttctccccgtgtctgtgtgggtttcctccgggtgctccgcttttctcccacactccaaagacgtacgggttaggtggattggccgtgataaattgcccttagtgaccaaaaagattaggaggggttatggggatggggtagaagagagggcgtaagtgggtcagtgcagaatggcctccttctgcactgtatgtatctatgttcatggtgaacaggtgtcggaatgtggcgactaggggcttttcacagtaacttcattaaagattattcttattatggaCATTTTTACTGATTCCTGCTCCTTATTCCAATACGATTTATCAAACTCCCCGTGCTGGGATCTGAACACATTCTCTGCATTTACTGCTCCAGCAATTGAAACATGAAACCTGCTTCAAGCCATTTAACTTTGCCTCTGgtaacaaataataataatctttattgtcacaagtaaggctgacattaacactgcaatgaagttactgtgaaaagcccctagtcgccacattccggcgcctgttcgggtacacagagggagaattcggaatgtccaattcacctaacagcacgtctttcgggacttgtgggaggaaaccggagcacccggaggaaacccacgcagacacggggagaacgtgcagactccgcgcagacagtgacccgagccgggaatcgaacctggaatcctggagctgtgaagcaccggtgctaaccactgtgctaccgtgtcgctcaATTTATGGTGAGACCCATTTCCTGTGAACTGGGGAAGTTCCCCATATAGTTTACCAAAGCAgggggtcatgttggagttggagaactttggtgaggccacagctggagtactgtgtgcagttccggtcgccactctataggaaggatgtgattgcactggagggggtgcagaggagattcaccaggatgctgcctgggatggaacgtgtcagttatgaagagaggttggatgggcctgggttgttttcgctggagcagagaagactgaggggcgacctgatcgaggtggacaagatcctgaggggcgtggacagggtggatagggagctgctGTTCCCCTGCGGTGAAGGGTCAGTTAAGAggcggacacaagttcaaggtgaggggtgggaggtttaggggggatttgaggaaaaccctttttacccagagggtggtgatggtctggaacacacggcctgggaggggggtgtgatgatatgatctgcatactcgtctgccattgggccagaacgtcggcttaccattggccctggtcggtcatgtgcctctcgaccgattggccgagaggctgagttaaccacgcctctatcaacgaggtataaatgctcagaagcctgacgatcgtccctttccactgtggacgatcgccaggctgtgttctagttaattaaagcctgacattggtaaatcactcgcctcacgtgcaatcgatggtgcatcagggggtaggggcgggttgcctcacatcctttaaaagcaCCCGGATGGGCATTTGGCACGTCTTTACATTCAAGACAATGAGCCAGGTGTTGGCAAGTGGgtttaggtagacaggtcaggtgtctttcatgtgtcggtgcagactcgatgggccgaagggccttttctgcgctgtattattctgtgatgcgTTCTGAACACCAGGTCCCTCTCTGAGGCTAATATAAAACTCAGGAAGGACGCACTGGACttagtgagggagcagtgcagatTCCCCAGAGTAACACTGGGGTAAAGGGGTTAAATTACCAAAGATCTTTGTTGGGAATGAGAAGCCGAGGGTTAGATAGGAAACCCAAAACACAAACACATCAGCTGTGACCTTcggactcgaggggccaaatggctactcctgctcctaattcatctgTCCATAAGGGGGCAGGACACGTCAGGAGCCAGATCATTCGGGGGATGTAAGGAAGCAGTTTCTGACACAAAGGGGAGTGGGAATCTGGCACTCGCTCCCAGCAATGCGGCCaaagctgggggggaggggctcaaTTGGAAATGTCAAAATCAGATCCTTTAGTGAGGCAAAGGTAGGGAGCAAGGATGGAGCGGAAATCCTGATCAGCCagcatctaattgaatggcagaacagcctcgatgggctgaatggccttcttccagTGCTCTGCTTTGCAgcaggtggtgggaatctggacctctcctgcctgaaagggcggcagAGGCcggaaccctcaacatttaagaagcatttagatgagaccTTGAAACTCCAACAGCTgcagacaaggctatggaccaactgctggaaaatgggatgagaatagataggtgcttgatagtAGGTGCAGACACGCTGggacgaagggcctctttctcggCCGTAAACTCTGTGACTTTATGGTTTTCTTTTCAACATGTATCAAAgaattggttctgtcttcacagggTTTGAAGAATATGGTCCTCCGATAATCACCGTGCCAGCTGGCACCACCGTCAATGCCAAGCTGGGTAAGTACGTCCATCATTGACCAACAAACCAATAACTCGAGACCTGCTGAATTAGGGCTGAGCCACACAGCTATTCACAAACGGTATCTTTGTTTCCTCACAGGGAAGTCGCTGGTGGTCACCTGCCAGGCAACCACAGGCAGTTCCGACAAATTCTCAACCATTATCTACTGGTTGGCCAATCACCAATTCATCGAGGATGCATTTGAGGATGGCAGAGTGTACGAAGGAAAGGAAATGTAAGTTAGAATGTTTGAAAATAACCCAGTGTCAAGATCTGGCTTAGCTGTCATCCCCGAATCACCTTCGGCCTCCTTACCCATGTCTAATCAACCCAATGCCATAcctggactgaccctctgacagtgcagcactccctcagtactgaccctctgacagtgcggcactccctcagtactgaccctctgacagtgcggcgctccctcagtactgacccactgacagtgcagcactccctcagtactgaccctctgacagtgcggcactccctcagtactgaccctctgacagtgcggcactccctcagtactgaccctctgacagtgcagcactctctcagtactgaccctctgacagtgcggcactccctcagtactgaccctctgacagtgcggcacaccctcagtactgaccctctgacagtgcggcactccctcagtactgaccctctggcagtgcggcactccctcagtactgaccctctgacagtgcggcactccctcagtactgaccctctggcagtgcggcattccctcagtactgaccctctgacagtgcggcactccctcagtactgaccctctgacagtgcagcactctctcagtactgaccctctgacagtgcagctctccctcagtactgaccctctggcagtgcggcactccctcagtactgaccctctgacagtgcggcactccctcagtactgaccctctgacagtgcagcactctctcagtactgaccctctgacagtgcagctctccctcagtactgaccctctgacagtgcagctctccctcagtactgaccctctggcagtgcggcactccctcagtactgaccctctgacagtgcggcactccctcagcactgaccctctgacagtgcggcactccctcagtactgaccctctgacagtgcggcactccctcagtactgaccctctgacagtgcagctctccctcagtactgaccctctgacagtgcagctctccctcagtactgaccctctgacagtgcggcactccctcagtactgaccctccaacactgcggcactccctcagtactgaccctctgacagtgcagcactccctcagtacagaccctctgacgtgcagcattccctcagtactgaccctctgacagtgcggcactccctcagtactgaccctctgacagtgcagctggtGTTGTTCTCTGTGTCATGTATTGAGAAATTAGATGTAAACCTTCAGGACAGAAGATGGAGATGGCAGTTGATTGGGGGCGAGGTTGGTGAGAGGAAGGGTCTGCACTCGGACTGGGTTAACAGACAGAAGTGGACACGGAGATACAGAAGGCGATGATAGGGCAAGTGAGCAAAAGCTTGGTGAATGGagagtctgagagagagagagtggggagagcgTCAGAGGGATggcgagcgagagagtgagagggtgagggagagagagcggtttGGGTGGGGGTAACATTCCAGACTTTACAGACTTGGTGGCTTAAGGTACAGCCAACAGCAGTGGTGTGATTAAAACGGAAAACACAGAAGCGGAGAAGATCAGACATCCGAGGATTGTGGACATGGGAGATgttgcagagatggggaaggaggtGAGAAATTGGAGAGATTTGTACACGAGGCGAGTGACAATAGCATCATTGAAGAGGTGTGAGAATTTGAAGCAAATGTGATGAGCATCTGCCACCCTGGGGATTAGCGATGCTTCCTCTGCTAAATTGCAAttgatcttagaatcatagaatttacagtacaggaggccatttggcccatcgagtctgcactggcccttggtgaACTTGAAGAACCTTAGCCACTTGGTCAGCCAATATTTCCCGTGGAAATCACCGTGTCTCTTCTCCTCCATCCTCAATAGATTCAAGACTGATAATGGAAAACTGATTATCCAGAAATATTTGAGGTTCACCAAGGTCACACCAGAAGATTTCAAGACTAACTTCACATGTGCCGTGATGAATCCCAGTGGAAGTTCAGTGAAAAACATCACTTTAGGTAAGTGAACAGCAGGTGGCAGTATTGCTGCACAATCGAAAGCCGCTTCAGAATGAGAGCAGTAAAGGCTTGGAACCAAAGATCCTGGGGGCTCGATTCAACTAaacgggaacaaagtcccataaacGACAccgtttagctgcatgtttcctggcgctcgcacCGCCGAGGTacacatggctataaaacgcAACTTGTGTTGTATAAGGGGCTTAAGCAGGGAAGGGCTGCACAGAGCGCCGTTTTCTACACTGGAAAGGTCCACTCGCCGGATCTCCCCAGTGCAGTGAGAGTTCGGGACGCTATTCTTAAATAGCATCCTGGTAGAAGAATATTGGTCAGGTCACCAGTGataactccctcagcactgaccctctgagagtgcagcactccctcagtactgaccctctgacagtgcagcactccctcagtactgaccctctgacagtgcggcactccctcagtactgaccctctgacagtgcggcactccctcagtactgaccctctgacagtgcggcactccctcagtactgaccctctgacagtgcaacactccctcagtactgaccctctgacagtgcagcactccctcagtactgaccctctgacagtgcggctctccctcagtactgaccctgtgacagtgcagcactccctcagtactgaccctctgacagtgcagcactccctcagtactgaccctctgacagtgcggctctccctcagtactgaccctgtgacagtgcagcactccctcagtactgaccctctgacagtgcggcactccctcagtactgaccctctgacagtgcggcatcccctcagtactgaccctctgacagtgcggcactccctcagtactgaccctctgacagtgcagcactccctcagtactgaccctctgacactgcagcactccctcagtactgaccctctgacagtgcggcactccctcagtactgaccctctgacagtgcggcactccctcagtactgaccctctgacagtgcggcactccctcagtactgaccctctgacagtgcagcactccctcagtactgaccctctgacagtgcggcactccctcagtactgaccctctgacagtgcggcactccctcaggactgacctctgacagtgcagctccctcagtactgaccctctgacagtgcagctccctcagtactgaccctctgacagtgcggctccctcagtactgaccctctgacagtgcggcgctccctcagtactgaccctctgacagtgcggcactccctcagtactgaccctctgacagtgcggcactccctcagtactgaccctctgacagtgcggcactccctcagtactgagcctctgacagtgcggcgctccctcagtgttaCTGTGGAGGGAGTGGACATATTTAGCAGATGTATCAAAGCCACATGTAACAATGTATTTCCCAGAGCTGGTGAGCATATCCTCAGTTGTGCAACGTTTTGTTATCCGCTCACCTCAACGTCAATTCCTGGATTGATGGGCGATGAGTGAGACACTGACAGTAACTGTGCTGTAACTggtaaaaccttaataaaaatggaTTAAACACATCTCCCTCCCTGTCATTAAAttacagtgaggaagaaggtatCACTCTCGAGCACTGGCCCATGCA encodes:
- the LOC119977867 gene encoding interleukin-1 receptor type 2-like isoform X1, giving the protein MTAKTLGNNRIGQEVLWCIVMPLLFLHHGVVNAHFSGDGYKDQGFEEYGPPIITVPAGTTVNAKLGKSLVVTCQATTGSSDKFSTIIYWLANHQFIEDAFEDGRVYEGKEIFKTDNGKLIIQKYLRFTKVTPEDFKTNFTCAVMNPSGSSVKNITLVRKKVSLSSTGPCRGNCNDSSRSWKLAYRLMTTQRKVQ
- the LOC119977867 gene encoding uncharacterized protein LOC119977867 isoform X2 is translated as MTAKTLGNNRIGQEVLWCIVMPLLFLHHGVVNAHFSGDGYKDQGFEEYGPPIITVPAGTTVNAKLGKSLVVTCQATTGSSDKFSTIIYWLANHQFIEDAFEDGRVYEGKEIEEEGITLEHWPMQRKLQRFK